In one window of Rhinopithecus roxellana isolate Shanxi Qingling chromosome 15, ASM756505v1, whole genome shotgun sequence DNA:
- the RNF26 gene encoding E3 ubiquitin-protein ligase RNF26: MEAVYLVVNGVGLVLDVLTLMLDLNFLLVSSLLASLAWLLAFVYNLPHTVLTSLLHLGRGVLLSLLALIEAVVRFTCGGLQALCTLLYSCCSGLESLKLLGHLASHGALRSREILHRGVVSVVSNGHALLRQACDICAIAMSLVAYVINSLVNICLIGTQNLFSLVLALWDTVTGPLWRMTDVVAAFLAHISSSAVAMAILLWTPCQLALELLASAARLLASFVLVNLTGLVLLACVLAVTVTVLHPDLTLRLATQALNQLHARPSYHRLREDVMRLSRLALGSEAWRRVWSRSLQLASWPNRGGAPGAPQGDPMRVFSVRTRRQDTFPEAGRRSEAEEEEARTIRATPARGRERLNEEEPPGGQDPWKLLKEQEERKKCVICQDQSKTVLLLPCRHLCLCQACTEILMRHPVYHRNCPLCRRGILQTLNVYL; encoded by the coding sequence ATGGAGGCAGTGTACCTGGTAGTGAATGGGGTGGGCCTGGTGCTGGACGTGCTGACCTTGATGTTGGACCTCAACTTCCTGCTGGTGTCCTCCCTCCTGGCTTCCCTGGCCTGGCTCCTGGCCTTCGTCTACAACCTGCCGCACACGGTACTGACTAGTCTTCTGCACTTGGGCCGCGGAGTCCTGCTTTCATTGCTGGCCTTGATCGAAGCCGTGGTCCGGTTCACATGTGGGGGCTTGCAGGCCTTGTGTACCCTGCTCTATAGCTGCTGCTCTGGCCTGGAGAGCCTAAAGCTCCTGGGGCACCTGGCCTCTCACGGGGCACTGCGGAGCAGGGAAATACTGCACCGGGGCGTCGTCAGTGTGGTCTCCAATGGCCATGCTTTGCTGCGCCAGGCCTGTGACATCTGTGCCATTGCCATGAGCCTGGTGGCTTATGTGAtcaacagcctggtcaacatctGCCTCATTGGCACTCAGAACCTCTTTTCCCTGGTGCTGGCCCTTTGGGATACAGTGACCGGGCCTCTGTGGAGGATGACGGACGTAGTGGCTGCCTTCCTAGCCCACATTTCCAGCAGTGCTGTGGCCATGGCCATCCTCCTTTGGACACCCTGCCAACTAGCCCTGGAGCTGCTGGCCTCAGCTGCCCGCCTGCTGGCCAGCTTTGTGCTTGTCAATCTCACTGGCCTGGTGTTGCTAGCTTGCGTGCTGGCAGTGACGGTGACTGTATTGCATCCAGACTTGACCCTGAGACTGGCTACCCAGGCACTCAACCAGCTCCATGCCCGGCCATCCTACCACCGTCTTCGAGAGGATGTCATGCGGCTCTCTCGCCTAGCactgggctcagaggcctggcGCCGAGTCTGGAGCCGCAGCCTGCAGCTGGCGAGTTGGCCGAACCGGGGAGGGGCACCTGGAGCCCCCCAAGGTGACCCTATGAGGGTGTTCTCAGTTAGGACCCGGAGACAGGACACTTTTCCTGAAGCGGGGCGCAGATCAGAGGCGGAAGAGGAGGAGGCCAGGACCATCAGAGCAACACCTGCCAGGGGCCGAGAGAGGCTCAACGAGGAGGAGCCTCCAGGCGGGCAAGACCCATGGAAGTTGCTGAAGGAGCAAGAGGAGCGGAAGAAGTGTGTCATCTGCCAGGACCAGAGCAAGACGGTGTTGCTTCTGCCCTGCAGGCATCTGTGCCTATGCCAGGCCTGCACTGAAATCTTGATGCGCCACCCCGTCTACCACCGCAACTGCCCGCTGTGCCGCCGGGGCATCCTGCAGACCCTCAATGTCTACCTCTGA